Genomic DNA from Triticum dicoccoides isolate Atlit2015 ecotype Zavitan chromosome 4B, WEW_v2.0, whole genome shotgun sequence:
tctacgatcgtgtgatatggaagtaataaaagcgatggactgcataataaaggttcatatcagaagtggcaatataaagtggcgttcttttgcattaagattttatgcatccaaccctaaaagcacatgacaacctctgcttccctctgcgaagggcctatcttttactttatgcaagagtcaaggtgatcctcacctttccctttttcattttatcctttggcaagcacctcgtgttggaaagatcctgatatatatatccaattggatgtaagttagcatgaactattattgttgacatcacccaaaggtgaatacgttgggaggcgaaattataagcccctatctttctcagtgtccgattaaaactccataaccataagtattgcgtgagtgttagcaattgtagaagactatatgatagttgagtatgtggacttgctaaaaagctctattcttgactctttctgatgttatgataaattgcaattgcttcaatgactgagattatcgtttgttagttctcaatgaagtttctgaaccatacttgacattgtgaatagattattacttgagcataagaaatcatatgacaaaatctatatgtgttgttgttataagagagatcatgatgccctcatgtccgtattttatttttatcgacacctctatctctaaacatgtggacatatttttcgatatcgtcttccgcttgaggacaagcgaggtctaaccttgggggagttgattacgtccattttgcatcatgcttttatatcaatatttattgcattatgggctgttattacacattatgtcacaatatttatggctattctctcttattttacaaggtttatcatgaagagggagaatgccggcagttggaattctggctggaaaaggagtaaatattggaaacttattctgcacagctccaaaagtcctgaaactccacgaaagtcgttttttgaattaataagaattattgagcaaaggaagtaccagagggagcccacaccctggccacgagggtggggggcacgcccccccccctactgggcacgccccttgtctcgtgggccccctggtggcccttcggtgcccatcttctactatatgaaggctttcaccctggaaaaaatcataagcaagcttacgggccgaaactccgccgccaagaggcggaaccttggcggaaccaatctagggctccggcggagctgttctgccggggaaacttccctccgggagggggaaatcatcaccatcatcatcaccaacgatcctctcatcgggagggggtcaatctccatcaacatcttcaccagcaccatctcctctcaaaaccctagttcatctcttgtatccaatcttgtatcaaaaccacaaattggtacctgtgggttgctagtagtgttgactactccttgtagttgatgctaattggtttacttggtggaatatcatatgtttagatccttaatgcatattaatactcctctgatcatgaacatgaatatgctttgtgagtagttacgtttgttcctgaggacatgggtgaagtcttgctattagtagtcatgtgaatttggtattcgttcgatattttgatgagatgtatgttgtctctcctctagtggtgttatgtgaacgtcgactacatgacacttcaccattatttgggcctagaggaagtcattgggaagtaataagtagatgatgggttgctagagtgacagaagcttaaaccctagtttatgcgttgcttcatagggggctgatttggatccactagtttcatgctacggttaggtttaccttaatacttcttttgtagttgtggatgcttgcaataggggttaatcataagtgggatgcttgtccaaggaagggcagtacccaagcaccggtccacccacatatcaaattatcaaagtaccgaacgcgaatcatatgagcgtgatgaaaactagcttgacgataattcccatgtgtcctcaggagcgcttttctcattataagaaattgtccagtcttgtcctttgctacaaaaaggattgggccaccttgctgcactttatttactttcattgcttgttacccgttacaaattatcttatcacaaaactatctgttacctacaatttcagtgcttgcagagattaccttactgaaaaccgcttgtcatttccttctgctccttgttggattcgacactcttacttatcgaaaggactacgatagatccccaatacttgtgggtcatcaccggctGTCGCCGCGCTCGGAAGGGCTGACGCCGGAGGCCGAGGGCAGGGGAGGGAGCGAGGGAGATGACCGGCTGGactggaggggaggggagggacagGAAGGTAGGAGAGGGCCGGCCGCCGATCACCGGAGCTACAAGTGCTAGGTTTGGAAAAGGGGATTCGATTTGGGCATCTATTCAAGGGAGGGAAACGAGGTGCTCGTGCGGTCGGCTGCTCGCGCGCCTGACCAGAAGCCCACTCGCCTGTGTTTATTACCGTGCGTGGCTGCGGGCTGCCGTGGAGCGTTTGGGCTCGTGGGCTAACTGGCGAAGTCTTTACGGTATAATACCTGTAGTAATTCTTTTGCTGGAAATTCTTTGGTATTCCAGGGAATTCCCAGGAATACCCCCAGCTCCGCCATTGCCGCGCGTGTGTGGAAGCAGGGGACAGAGAGGGACTTGACGGtcctctccacggcggccgagggGGTCGGAGGCGCGGCGAAGAGGCTACCCCGAGCTCGAGCTCTTGCTCGCTCGGGTCATGACGGGCACGGCGATGGCGAGGACATGGAGCCTTACCTAGGCGGTGACAAAGGAAGGATAGGGGTTAGAAGTAGATGAGGGAGGTTGGAACTAGGGCTAGGACATGATTTATAGGCCTCTAGGGCGCCGGACGGCCGTCAAATCACCAAGGTTGTCGACGTGGTGCGTCTGGATGTCCTACCGTATAGGAGGTTGACGACGCCTCTGTACGCATGGGCTGGATGGGCTGCTGGAGCGCAGCTGGGTTGGTCCgggagggaggaggcccaggtgggTGCGGTGCGGGTGCTGGTGGGTTGCACTGTTGCCACTGTTGCTtcccttcttctcttttcttcagaTAGAAAAACAAGACAGAAAAGCACAGGAACAATGGAGGGGGTTCAAATAGATATGAGAATATCCCTAGAGTCCAGAATTTGTGCAGaatttgaataaattgctttgggcATTTTTTAAGgacagaaaaataattcaagtttgaatttaattcaaacttgagtcaTTTTTTAACcctaccaaaacaactccaaatgggatgaaacttggcagagaggtataaggcatggAGTAAGATAACCATGAAataaatgaacattaatggagggaataatgtcacttgcaaaaacatgaaggaagaaggaagggagaggtgatGATACATGGGCATATGGCTTGAGAGAGAGATAGTAAGGACTGATGCACACACAACATGAAGAATGCAACCcacatgatgagcatgatgaaatgCAATATGACAAGGGTACAATGCAACATAACAAGTGAGATGAGCATGGTGCAAGAAGCAAatatatgacaaggcactcaacatgatcatggcataaacatataggaatgaaatatgccaaacaattatgataatgcaacaaacataataaacacacggcaacaactaaaataaatagaaggcatctggagcatcggtctcggggcgttacatgctaCACCACCACTGTTGTTGGAGAAGACGGACAGCCAAAGCTGTGAAGGAGCTCCGATCGCAACACCGACCACTCAGCCACTATGAGCGAGGAACGACCGACCGAAGCTACAAGCCAAGGCTGTGAGCAGGAATGACGAGGTGTTGCGGGAGGTGCCAATGATGCCAGCTCGTCGGAGATGTTTCTGTGGGCAACGACCTCAACACAGGCAATGTTGTGCGGTGGCGACGGCTGAGCGCAAAATGAGTAATGTTGCAAACCTCCGAACTCAACATGGCTCATGTTGCAAAACACTCGTTAGTGCAAATATGAGTGCAACATGGTCCATGTTTCAACCAGCGAGCACAACATAACCCATGTTGCAAAGCTCATAAGTTGGATCTAGTGGCTACGACGCGGTGGATCCAGCTGCTCACGACCCGGCTAATCTTTTTAGAGATCAACGGGGTGACGTGTAGCTAGGAGGAGTGTTGTTTGGCCAGTTGCCCAAGTCAAAATATGTAGAAGCGCCTCAAATCCGATATACTCTCTTCATCCATGAATAAGTGTAAGTTTGATAATTGAAATTGTCCACAAAAGAGTGTATTTTTATCTTCTCAATACGCTTTAAAGTAGAAAAAAATGGTTCTCTCACATCACACGGTAATAAAGACCAATAACATTCAACACATGGTCTACTCACTTCaacatgcacttagctcattgaGGTTGAGGTAGTTAAAGAGAAGAGAGATGGTGGCTTGCTCCTTTCCACCGTGCTATTTTTTTACCCCACTTCATAATCTGTCCTAAAAAAAATTATATGCACACTTATTCGTTGACGAATAAGTACTTTATTAGGTAAAAGTGGGCTACCAAACAAATCAGTGAAACACGGGGTAGATTATGCCGGAGGATACGCAGGCTGTGTGCTGACCAAGTGAAACACGTTGGCGACAGTAAAGGCGATCACTACCATAAGAAGCGCTATAATCTTTCCTCATCTGATTCACCATGTACAGCCACACAACGGCCAAGAACCCCTGCAGAATTCAGTTAGTTACATGCACCGAGCAAATTCAGTTTCAGGTAGCACGTCCACCGCACAACGACTTGCTATTTTTTGTGGGGGGCTTCGTGGTTAGTTACCTGGAAAAAGCGCCGGCAGCCGGACGTTTCCACGCCCCCATCGTCCGCCGGCGACGACGTGGCGCGTTCTTCGGGCACGCCCTTCTCGACGTCCAGCAGCGGCGCCGCCTCTGTCGCCTCGCAGCAGGACGCGTCGCACGGCGTCGAGGAGATCCGCTGTGCCATTGGGGGAAGAGAGACGGCGACGTGCGGGGCTTTACCCTAACTTTTTTTCTTTCCGCCCCACGCGCGAGTTTACTCTCAAAACCTAAATCGACGTCGCGTGCGAGTTGGTATCGGAGACGTGGGCACCGTGTAAATAATCAGTGCATTTCTCAATTAGGGCTTTAAATACACACGCATGGGAAGAGATAAGAGGCAGCTCGCAGGGGCAAACAAAGAAAGTTAAGATAATCATGGAAATCGCACAGAACATATACAAGCGATAATAAAATAGAACCTTGGTTCAGTTTTTTTTCTCTGAATACTGTACAATACAATGACATGCTCATGTACACCCATGAATACGTATGCACACCCTACTCCTACGACCACCTTCGAGATGCCGAGTCAGCACGGCATCTTAAGATTGACGAAGTTATCCAAAAATTCGCAGCGGCACAGATTTACTCAGCCCTACTTCATCGTTCATTCACTTCGTGATCTGTGCACTCGTTTGCACCCGAAAATGCCTAAAAATCACATGTGAGCTGTGCACATCGACATGTTGATGGCTGTAGAAGCCGTTCAACGGTCTAGAGACCTTGATGTAGTTTTTATTATGGTTGAGATGTTTCGTATTTTTGATGAACTCTTATACTCTCATACATGCGCTGGGTGTATTCCTCGATGCTatattttgagtcaataaaaaacaccctttatcgaaaaaaaataCGCTGGATATTTTTCCAAAGAAAAGGTGCGCATGCCCTGTAAGAAGACGATGTGCTTTGTTACCATCCTTAGGACCGAGCGGTCACTTGGACTGAAAGACCCATGAACGATAATCCATTGCTGCTCGTTTAGTACGTGTGGGTGCTTGTGCGGTTCTAAACGAGCCGACATATGTTTTTCAGGGCTACAGCCACATTCCCATTTTTGTTGGTGCCTTCTCGTCCTGCTCAGACGGCGACCGTCTTTCCCTTCATGGATCTTCGCCACAAATTCGCCCTGTCGTCCGCATCAACCAAACAAACCAACGTTTGACGAAGACTGCGCTTCCTAGTATTTTCGCCCCACTTGCGCCCCTCTCCCTCCATTCGTGAGCTCTCCTCCCCTCCCTCGTCCCGTGCTTCGGTTTCTAGCTCGCCGGTGAACTGAAGAGCTGTGTTGGCCAAGGAGGCAGCACAACAGAGACGAGGGTATTTCTTTCAAACTTCCAACCATCTGGCGGACTAAAGTGTGGCTGCANNNNNNNNNNNNNNNNNNNNNNNNNNNNNNNNNNNNNNNNNNNNNNNNNNNNNNNNNNNNNNNNNNNNNNNNNNNNNNNNNNNNNNNNNNNNNNNNNNNNNNNNNNNNNNNNNNNNNNNNNNNNNNNNNNNNNNNNNNNNNNNNNNNNNNNNNNNNNNNNNNNNNNNNNNNNNNNNNNNNNNNNNNNNNNNNNNNNNNNNNNNNNNNNNNNNNNNNNNNNNNNNNNNNNNNNNNNNNNNNNNNNNNNNNNNNNNNNNNNNNNNNNNNNNNNNNAATGTGCAAGAACAGGAGTTTGAGTATATGCAACAACAAAAAATTCGACAACAGTATTTACGTGACAAATGGTGCTATGCGCGTTCACGGTCGAGTTCCCAACAGTCCCAAAGatggcaccggagacgcgtccgcaGCCGAATTCGGTCGGCGCAGGAACCAGCGAAGTTGCAGTACAGGAAGTTGGGAGATTCAGATCTCTTCATCAGCGAGATAACTCTTGGAACAGTATGTGCATAGCTGAACCATCATGTTTCTGTTGTTTTCACTTTTTTTTACATAATAATAACCTGATTTTTTGAGCTCTTTTATGGTACCCTGTATTAAATATTGGCCGTCCATTGGCAAAGATCCAGGGGTGGGTGCCTATCTGTACTGGTGAAACTGGATCAGCAGTATCGCTAGTACCGCACGTCTCACGTCCACCGGTATAATGCTCGGAGGGCATTATCGGTGATTCTCTGCATCACCGGCAGCAGCCCTCGGGGGCTCGCCTCCTCTTCGACCGCATGCCCGCCAGGGCacctcctccctcccctccctttaactCGCCGTGCTATCCTTCTATGGTTTTGGACTTCTGGCAATGCCGCCGTGCGCCCCATCCCCCTTCCACGCTACGGCCGCGATGTTCTTTGCCGTCCCGCATGGCTGAGCAGTGAGCACCTTAGCATGGCGCTTGTTTTGTTGCCTCGTTCATGACGACAGTGCATGCGAAACCACCCTGCGCAGCGGGCAAGCTCGCCGTCGCCGACGATGAGGCCACGATGTCGATGTGTACAACGTCATGGTCTTCTGGCGCACGGAGAGCCGCGGCTACAAGAGTGCCGGAGCCCGTCGGAACCTCGCCTATTTAGTGCTAACCATGCCCTCGCTACGCTCATCGTCGTGCTTCTTTATTTTACTACGGCTCGCCTTCCTGATAGAGCTCTTCATGGCCTGGATCACGCTTTACTTTGGCCGCAGCTCGCGGGACGTGGAGCAGCTACGCATCTGCCTTTGCTGTGAGGTCGACGACCACGTCATGTGCTCAAAAGCTCACCCAGGCAGCAGGCAGGGCTCAACATACCTGTGTCCTCGTCGTCACCCCGCCGTCACAGACTCACAGGAGTGCACGATGCATTCCGAAATATTGATCTGCCAGAGCAATTCCCTTTATGAGCACAAGAAGAGCTTTCACCGTCACATATACTGCTCCCTCCCCAGTAGCAGTATAGGGTACCATAAAAACCCTCGATTTTTTTACTTCTTTTAGATGACCTTTGGAGAACAAAGTACAGAGAAGGAATCACATGATATGCTCTCTTACTCTTTTGATCAGGGCATCAACATACTCGACACCGCAGAAATTGTCAGCACACATTCCTTCCTTCCATTCAACCACCGTCTCATTTTCTGAAGTTGACCCCAGTTTTAACTGAACTACTTTTATTGCGTTTTAGTACCCGATTCAACCCAAGCAGGAGACTCAAGGAAGGACTGATCTATATGTAGGCAGGTGGATGAAATCCAAGCCACGAGATAAAGTACCCTAAACCGGCCTTATAATTTATTTGCAGTTTCCGAATCCTTTTGTAGTTCCCTGATTTCCACTTCAGATAGCATGCTTGAATGGTGTCACTGAAACATGGCACCTGCCCACTTTACATTCTGTTTCTGACCAGGTAATTTTGGCCACCAAAGTTTCTGGTTATTCAGATCGCACTTTCCTTCGGGACAATGCAGAAATGGTGCGTGCTGATGCTCCCAATATAAAGGAAAGTGCCGAAAAGAGCCTCTCACGCTTATCGACAGACTACATTGATTTGCTTCACATACACTGGTAAGTGTTTATTTTGAAGATTATTCTTCATTAGAATAATTTTCACATCTTGTTCCAGATTGATTCATACACAATCATATTGCATAATTTGCATTTCCTTATATAACTTGAAAATTGTAAATCTCATTGCACTTTTCCATCCTTTGTGAGTCTTTTTGCCGTAGACTGTTTTCAGCACACATCCTTCATTTAAGCGTAATCGTGTTAGTTTTTCATTATCACATTGATTTTTTTTCAGGTAGGATATTATTTTGTTTATATCAATATGCTTTATTTTTATTTTACTTGACATAAAAAGAGAACTTTGGCTCCAAAGGTTTGCTTTATGTCTTCAGGCCAGATAGGTATGTGGCACTATATGGCGAATTCAGTTACGATTCAACTAAATGGAAGCCAAGCGTCCCATTTGAGGATCAATTGAAAGCTCTTCAGGAACTAATTGATGAAGGAAAGGTAATATTATTTTATTATTTCGAAACAACAAAATAATTAATTGAACACAAATCTTAGTATAGATCCATCTTTCCATAGGATTTGGTGCCTGTGTTTTTCACACTTTATGATTGTTGTGTTCGTGTGCGCACAATACGTTTGAGTAGTTCACTCAGAGCATATGCAGAAGACAGACAAAGATAGTATTCGTAGATCTGTAACCGTAGACCAGTATATAATTCCCTGTTGGTCTCTTGTAATATAGGTACGATATATCGGCGTTTCCAATGAAACCTCGTACGGAGTAATGCGATTTGTACAGGCTGCAAAGCTTCATGGACTTCCAAAGATTGTGAGCATCCAGAATGGTTATAGTCTACTTGTGAGATGCAGCTTCGAAGGTGAAGCAGAG
This window encodes:
- the LOC119292526 gene encoding protein tas-like, yielding MQQQKIRQQYLRDKWCYARSRSSSQQSQRWHRRRVRSRIRSAQEPAKLQYRKLGDSDLFISEITLGTMTFGEQSTEKESHDMLSYSFDQGINILDTAEIYPIQPKQETQGRTDLYVGRWMKSKPRDKVILATKVSGYSDRTFLRDNAEMVRADAPNIKESAEKSLSRLSTDYIDLLHIHWPDRYVALYGEFSYDSTKWKPSVPFEDQLKALQELIDEGKVRYIGVSNETSYGVMRFVQAAKLHGLPKIVSIQNGYSLLVRCSFEVDLAEVCHPNNCNVGLLANSPLGSGVLTGKYLDDNSGNSKSFRLNLFPGYMQRYNAPLAKEATKEYLEVAKKHGLTPVQLALGFVRDRPFTASTIIGATTMDQLRENINAFTSAPRPLPPQVLDDIETVFKRYRDPAVL